GAGATTCATTCCTACAGGTGGAGTGAGAAAACCTAATTCGAGATTTGCCAAAAATATGATCGCAAGATGAACAGGTTCAATTCCGAAAGCGAGCGCCATCGGAGTTATAAGTGGAACGACGACAACTATAGCGGAGAATATATCCATCAATGTTCCTACCACGAGCAGGAGCGCATTGAGCGATAATAAGAATACCCAGCGGGATTCGACATGCTCCTGAACCCATTCGAGGGCGAGCATCGGCACTTCAGCGTCAACAAGATATGCGGTAAGTCCCATAGCAACGCTGAGAATAATAAGAACTCCGCCGATGAGAATAGAGCATAAGACAATTACCCGCGGGACATCTTCTGTTAAACTTAAATCCTTATGGATAAATACTTCTACTACAAGGGCATAAAGAGCGGCAAGAGCGGCTGTTTCGACAAGAGTCGTAAATCCACCATAGATTCCGACGAGAACGACAACCGGAAGCATTACTTCGTACTTTGCCAACCAAAGGGCTTTAAAAGCAGTATTGAAATCAAACGAAGTTCTCGGAATATTTGATATTATGCCTTGCCGAACTCCCCATGCTCCAATGAACAGCATTAAAATAATGCCCGGAACAATTCCCCCGATAAAAATTTCGTTTATCGGAGTGTGTGAAATAACGCCGTAAAGTATGACAGCAAGGCTCGGCGGAAAGAAAAGTCCCAGCGAACCGGAGGCTGTTAACAGACCTACAGAAAATTTCTCCGGATAGTTATCCTTTATCAGCATCGGGAGTAAAAGCCCCCCTAACGCGAGTATAGTAACTCCGGAACCGCCGGTAAATGTTGTGAAAAAAGCGCACACTATAACCGTTACAATAGGCATACCACCGGGAAGCCACCCAAACCATGCTCGGAATACACCAACAAGCCGATGAGCCGCATTGCTTTCTGCAAGAAAATATCCGGAAAGAGTAAAGAGCGGAATAGTTGGAAGCGTGGGTGAAACAACGATCCGTAAGCTTTCGGCAGGAATGGAGGCTATCGGTTCGAAATCGTGCCAGAAAAGCAGCAAGGCAGCTCCGCCGAGTCCCACAAATATAGGAGCCCCGAATGCGATGGAAGCAAAGAGAAAGATGAACCCTAAAATAAAAATGTTTGATTCCTGGAACATTTCCGAATTCCCAATCAGAGCAAACAGAAGAACAGCGCCAATTATAATCAATCTGATTTTAAGACTGGGCGACGATTTCAGCATAATACGCACAGCGATCACACCCATTGAAATTGGCATTATAAGTTCTACGAGCCAGTTAGGTACGCCTAAAATTATGTCAATCGGGTATTCGAAATCCGCCTTCACCATATTCCAGCTCGCCCATAAAAGTCCGACAGAAACAGCAGTGCCTATAGCGGCGGCGAAATAGCGGGAGTATTCATTGAATTTTCCCTTGAAGACAGCCTTATCTGATGTAAGAGAGAGTAACCGCCCTTCTCTCGCGGCTAAGGACGCTCCGGCAAATGCCACGAACAGCGTTAAATACTGAACAATGACCGAGGAGCCCGGAATACCTCCGGTGGCGATATTTCGATATACGATCTCTATTAGAGGAAGAATAGCCATTCCCAGTAAAATGGCAACTAAGAAGTAGTCCTCCGCCTTGTGAATATATTTGAAAATGGATTTCGAGCCGGAAATCATCAGCCGTCATTTCGTAAAGATTTTATCACTGACCAAACGTATTTCCGGAATTAATGGAATGAAGACTATCGCTAATAGCCACTGCCCTGTCGAATATATCTGCGGGGACGAAGTCGCCACGAAGGTCGGGATAGAATTCTCTGGCAGTATTTCTCCATAATGCGACAGTTTCAGTATTTGCCTCATGCACGGTGAGGCCGTGCTCTACCATAGCGTCAATAAATTTTTGATCGTCATGTCGAAGTTCTTTTTTAATTTTTTCACCGACCGCAGCAGCGGCGGCTAACATCGCAGGCTTGAATTCATCGGGAATTGAGTTCCATGTCTTGAGGTCCATGACGAATCCGCCAATGAAAGGAGCAAAACGCATATCGAGCATATGGTCAGCAATCCCAAACCACTGTGATGAAAGTGCTCCGAAGGGTGGAGCCGCGAAAGCATTTATCAGCCCCGTTTGAAGACCCGTCAGAATATCTATAGGCTGAAGCGGGACAGCGCGAAACCCTGCGTTTTTCCACATACGGAGTGATGTTTCGTCCCCTGCCCATGTAAATATCTTCATATTCCTCAGATCATCAGGTGTAATAATAGGTTTTGAACCGAAAAATCGCACCCAACCGACATCCGCCCACGCAAGAAGAATGAATCCTTTAGATTCAAGCCGTCTGCGAATTTCCGAGTCCATCATTTCCCGCACTTTGTCGAGCTGCTCATAATTATCGTAAAGCATTGGGATAGCGAAGGCGTTGACCGACGGGTCGATATACGCAAGTCCGTTAAAAGTCAACGCAGCGGCTTGAAACTGACCGATTCGAATTTTCCTTATCATTGCGTCTTCGTCACCCGCCACTCCATCAGGATATATTTTCATACGCAATCTACCGTTGGTAATTTCACGCCATTCTCTTCCCATTTTTTCTAAGACTTCGTGCCAGGGGGAACCTTTCGGCGCCAATGTCGCCATTTTCACCTTGATTCGTTTCTGCCCAAATGCAGAACTGATTATCAGGGTAAATGAAAAAAGAAATATAACCGTGTTATATATTAATTTTTGCACTGAAATTCTCCGATTTGTATCATATTAAAAGAACAGATCATCGATAGTCTCAAGAAGCCAGCGCGCTCTGTTTTGAGCGATAATATTCGCCAGTCTATCCTCCGAAGGATTATCGATATTTACGGCTAAGGCTTTATTAAGCATTTCAATAAACATTTCCCGGTCTTGTAGTAATACGCCGACATTTTCGGCGTACGCTACATACGGTCCGGCACGTTCGCCATTTGAAAGTCTGATAGCATTGTCGAGATGTTCTTTTGCTCTTACCTGTGAACCGCCCAATGCCTCAGATCGTCCCCCATCGTAAGAAACCAAAAATTCGTAAAGCGCTCCTCTATCCCAGTTCGCATCAAGCTCCAAAGCTCTGTTGATAAGAATTCCAACCTGCGGCAATTTGGCTATTTCCATCGGATCGTCAATAGAAAGAGATATTTTTAGTCCCAGAGCAGCTGCATACCAATACATAAGAGGCACATCTTTCTTTTTTAAGAAAATAATTGTTGAATCCGGATTTGAATCGAAAGCGTCAAGGAATCCACGATGATTCACCTCAAGACCCCGACGGGCATAATTGATTGCCCTGCTATAAAGTTTTCTTGCCCTCTTCCGAATTTTAAGAGCTTCGTCAAAATCCTCTTCCTCAATAAAATCTGCGTCTTGCTCAATAAATCCATAACTATATTGTGTGAAACCTTTGGCTGCGGTTAAGAGGAGACCAATGTGATTCGGTTTTTCTTCCAATAGTATTTCAATAGTTTTAAGACTGAAAGGCACTGCTTCACGAATTAGTTCAGGGTCATCATCAGCCGCGAATGCAGTTCCTGACGCGCTCATGGCGTCCGCTAATGAATTGATAGCCATTCCATTTATCAGAGAGCATCCGGAGGATACGAATCCGAGAAGGATAATTATGAATATCAATTTTGTTGAAGTTTTAGACATAATCAGGTCACAGAATATAACATTTTCATAATAAAATAAAATTCTTTTTATATTTTTCCGGATCAAGTTATGATGAATTAAAAAATGATTCAATTTGAATTAGATAAAACTATCGGGCAACAATTGCAGGCGGATTTACGTATGAATATATAATCTGACACCATTTAATAATTGTCAGAAAGGATATAACTACAAGGGAAGCACTATAGATGCCAAACATTACAATATATAGTAGAATATTCGCATTTTTCATCGCAATAAGTTTTTTGGATCCGGCATTAATATACTCTCAGGATAATACTCTTGTTGAGATAATAGACATATATCCTAAAGATTTGCGTGTTGCTGGTTTCGCGCTGACCTCAAAACAAGAGATTGCAATTGAAGCAATCGGTTTTAGTTACAGATCTTATGATTACAAGCTGTTTATGGGTAATGCCTGGATACTTGACTCCGAGTCAAGAGAAGTAGTCTGGGACCTGTCGGAAAGTTCCTCAAGAAGAAGCAAAAGGGGGACCTTGGAATTTATGGATAAAGTGTCGCTTCCGAAGGGGATATATGAGGTTTATTATGCCTCATATCCTCTAAGCCGGGATTTTGATTTAGAGGATATTGGAGATATACTCGGTTCATTTTTCAGAGATTGGTTTAATGGAGATCGGAGATCATCGAGAAGAGAGATGAGAGGTTTTTATAAAGAGTTTCAAGTAGTTATAAAAGGAGACGGTAAAAGTCTGTCCAGAAACGAAATTTATGACATTCACGAAAAATTAAAAAATGAATCATTAGTCTGGATTAGCGGATACAAAAAGAATTTGTATAAAAGTGTAGGGTTTGTTGCCAACAAACCGGTAGAACTTGAAGTCTATTCTATAGGAGAATTTGATGATAGAGAACAATTTGACTATGGATATATCCAGGATGCGATTTCCAGAAAGAAAGTCTGGGATTTGTCCTATAGGAAATCGAAGTACGCAGGCGGAGCAGAGAAGAATCGTATGAGAAAAGATACTATAAAATTGCCAGCCGGTAAATACGCAGTCATTTACGCCACAGATGGAACTCATTCCTCGAAGAAATGGAATGCTCAACCACCATATGATCCTGAGTTCTGGGGAATATCCGTCGTATTGAAGAATAAAAAAGATAAAAAGAATATTGAATTTTTCGAGTACGAGGATTTTATGGAACTCAGAACAATTGTAGATATGACACGGGTAAGAAACAATGAGTCAAAGTCTTATGGTTTTACACTTAAAAAGGATATGGATATAAATATATATGCAGTTGGCGAGGGGCGGAGAGGAGAAATGTTCGACTTCGGCTGGATAATTGATGCAAACAACCGAGAGAGAATTTGGGAGATGGAATTTAGAGATACAGAACATTCCGGCGGAGCCAGCAAAAACAGAGTTTATGATGATGTCATAAGTCTGAAAAAGGGAGATTATATCGCATATTATGTTACCGACGGTTCTCATTCTTATCGGATGTGGAATTCTTCTCCTCCTTCGGATCAGAAAGCTTGGGGAATGAGACTGATCGCGGTAGATACCGATTTCAATAGTAAGGATGTATGGGAATATAAAGAAGATGATAAGAATATTTTAGCGAGGATCGTCAATATAGGTGATGATGAACTGATCTCTGAAAGATTTAGACTAAGAGAGAGGACAAGAATACGAATATATGCTATTGGTGAGGGATCCGGGGGAGAGATGTATGATTACGGCTGGATCGAGGATTCCCGAACCGGAAGAACAGTATGGGAAATGTCTTATAGAAGAACAGAGCACGCGGGAGGTGCAAAGAAAAATCGAATGTTTGATGGTACTATCGTATTAAAGCCGGGCGAATACGTTATCAAATATGAAACGGATGGTTCGCATTCGTTTAATGATTGGAACGATTCACAACCATATGACCCATTCAATTGGGGAATAACGGTAACGGCGGTGAGTGAATAAAAAAAAGGATACGGTGGTATAATGAAAAACAATATTCATTTGGTATTAATGAGTTTGATAATGGCTACGAGTACAGCTTATGCAGGTGAGTCAATCTTGGGCGATGAAGTAAAATTTATTCCTAACATTCAGCCTCGACTTGAAATTTCAAAGACATCAGCAAAGATTATAATTGATGGAGAGCTAAATGATGCCGGCTGGGTAGGCGCCAATCCGGCGACAAATTTTACACAGTTTGAACCGGTTGATATGACCAAACCGTCATCAAGAACAGTTGCTATGCTGACCTATGATGATGAATATCTGTATGTAGCAATCAGCGCATACGATGATAATCCCGATGCTATACGCTCAACTCTTCGCGACAGAGATAAAATAGGGTCTGATGATTTAGTTGGCTTCATACTTGATACTTATGGAGACGCATCATGGGCTTACCAAATTTATTCCAATGCAATGGGAATACAAGGTGATGCCCGATGGACACAGAATGGTGAAGATGAAAGTTTTGATATAGTATTTGCGTCAGCAGGGAAAATTACGGAAGACGGATATCAGGTTGAATTCGCTGTTCCTTTCGCAAGCCTGCGGTTCCCGGAAAAAAATGTTCAGGACTGGAAAATTACTTTCTGGAGGGTTCGCCCGAGGGAAAGCAGAGAGGAATATTCATGGGCTGCAATAAGCAAAAACGACCCTAATTTTTTAGGTCAATTCGGAACGCTCGTCGGAATGGAAAATGTGAAATCGGGGAAATGATTTGATATTTTACCGTCATTTACCTCCTCACAAACAGGCACCAGAGATATTAGCGATCCGAATTCATCGTTCCAAAATTCAGATGTGGTAGGTGACGCATCAGTAGGAGTCAGATACGGCATTTCGTCCAACACATCACTTGAAGGAACGATCAATCCCGATTTCAGTCAGGTAGAATCAGATGCGGGTCAGATAGATGTAAATAACCAATTTGCCCTGTTTTTCCCGGAAAAGAGACCCTTCTTCCAAGAGGGAAGCGATCTGTTAAATTCATTTTTTAGTTTAGTATACACTCGATCTATAAATGATCCATCATTTGCGACAAAATTAACAAGTAGAAGCAACAAACTAAGTTACGCATATATCGGAGCTGTGGACGAACGTTCACCATTGATAATTCCCGGTGAAGAAGGTAATAACATTGTACAGAACCTTGGGAAAAGTTATTCTAATATTTTAAGGGTCAGAAGATCATTCAGAGAAGATTCTCATGTCGGGGCATTTATTATAGATAGGAGAGTTGTAGGGGGTGGGTCCGGCAGTATCCTTTCCATTGATTCGAATATCAGATTTAAAAAAGTTTACAATTTTGAGCTCCAGGGAGTCTTCAGCAATACTGCTGAAGTAAACGATACAACTCTCACAGAAGGGCTGAATCAAACAGTATTTGATAATGATGGACACACGGTAGGATTAGATGGAGAATCATATACCGGAAATGCTGTTCATGCGAGTATAACGCGACGTTCCAGAGGTCTCTTTTATAATTTAAATTATCAGCATATATCTCCTTCTTACAGAGCTGATAACGGTTTCCAGACTGCTAACAATAGAAGGTTCGGCTTGTTCAACGCTAATTATTCAATATACCCGGATAATTCTTACATTGACAGAATCAGAACGGGATTATTTGTATTTAGGATGTGGAACTTCGATGGTCAAATAAAAAACAATGCGTTACGTGGCGATCTGTTAGTTGACCTTAAGGGGCAAACATCTCTGTTTGCGCAGTATGGAATTGGCCCGGAAACTTTCCGTGGTAGAAAGTTCAATGATCAATGGACTGCATTTTTTAGAGTAAACTCCAACTATCTTGATGAAATCGGATTTTCAGCATATTTTTTCCGGGGATTATTAATCGCGCGATTTTCAGACCCAATTCAAAATGGGGATATCACTAATTACGGATTTAGCGCAACAATTAAACCGATTGATAGACTGGTCATAGAACCTAATTTGGATATTTTTAAACTGGTTACCGTTGAAACTAAAGACATAAGCGAAGGATATATATTCAGAACACGGGCGGACTACCAGTTTACGAAAGAACTTTTTGTGAGACTTGTAGTTCAGTATAACGATTTTAACAGGCGGTTGGATTTGGAGCCGCTCCTGACATATAAAATCAATCCATTCTCTCAGTTCTTTATCGGCTCAACTCACGGCTCTTTTGACGATGCAAGCAATAGAGGGCTCAATTTTGTCCAGGCGGACAGACAGTATTTTATGAAGTTTCAATATCTCTTTAGAATCTGAGAGATTTATTTAAAGCCCGCCGCCGGCGGGCTTTTTCTTATTGAGTATTCTTATTACCGTTCCGGACTGTTCTGATATACAAAGTTTCCAATCAATCGAAAAATGTTATATATTTACGGCTCGAGAGAAATCAAAATAATAGATCATTAGTGTTGTGAGTCGACTTGAAAACTAAAAAAAATAAAATCGGTCTGATATTTAAAATCGTGCATGGCATTATGAGAACCACTTCAAAAATACTTTGTATGCTTTCTCCAAGCCTCGCAGCCCGTTGGGCAGATATATTATTTTTTATACCTATTGGGTTACCGCGGCCGTCATCAGAGCTGCCGTATTACGATTCCGCAATCCATTCAAGTATTGAATATAACAGTAAAAAAGTCGCTCTTTATACGTGGGGCGAGGGTGAAAAAACTATAATTATGGTACACGGATGGGGAAGCCGCGGAACACGTATGGGACATCTTGCAGAGCCTTTAAACAAACTCGGCTATCGGGTGGTGGCGTTTGACGCTCCTGCTCATGGTGACTCGGAAGGAAAAACAACAAACCTGTTAGAGGTTTCTGAAATAACTGCTCTGATATTCAAAAAATTTGAACCTGTCCAAGCTATAATAGGGCATTCTTTTGGCGGAATGGCTCTGGCAAACGCAGTTCACCGGAACGATTTAAATGTGAGTAGGGTTGCCGTTATCGCATCTCCGTTTTCTATGGATTATATCATAGAGAGTTTCAGGAAAATTATAAATATTAATTCAAAGGTAACAAAGATGATGGTAGATCGTATTAAAAGGCGATTTTTAAAAGAGCAAAATTTAGATGTTTTCAGCCTGTCGCTTGATTCTTTTGCGGCATCTTTTAAAACACCTATTCTTATTGTTCATGACAGAGAAGACAGAGACGTTGCTTATGAACAGGGAGAAGAATATGCGGAAAATTTTCCAAACGCCGAATTTATCAGTACAACGGGCTTAGGTCACCGAAGGATTTTAAAAGATGCGGGAATTATGGGTAAAATAATTGAATTTATCAGTTCTTCTTAAAAATCCGCACGATAGGTTTTTCGCCCTGTCGATAATAGCCGCGATACATTCCATCGGTGTTAAAGGTCATTGATACGTTTCCGTTGTAATCCATTGCTATGACACCTCCCGTACCTCCCGCCTTAGTAAGCTTATTTGTGATTACTTCGCTTGCGGCTTCATGTACATTCATATCTTTATATTCCATTAATGCTGAGACATCATAGGCGATTAATCCACGCATAAAATATTCGCCAATACCCGTTCCTGAGACTGCGCAACTGTTATTATTGGCGTAAGTTCCAGCTCCGATTATAGGAGAATCGCCCACCCTTCCATACATTTTGTTCGTGAGTCCTCCCGTGGAAGTTCCGGCAGCAAGATTACCCTCCGAGTCGAGAGCAACAGCTCCTGTAGTTCCAAAATAATTATCGAGTTTGATAGAGCTGCTTGAGAGATCATTCTTGGATTCAGCATCTAAAACGTTTTGAAGAGATTTCCATCTCCTTTCCGTGAAAAAATATTCGTCCGGAACTAATCCGATTCCGTGCTCTTGCGCGAGAAGCTTTGCTCCATTCCCGATGAGCATAACATGCTCGGTTTTATCCATAACAAGTCTCGCCAACTCAATCGGGTTTTTTATGTTCCGGACGGCGCCAACTGCTCCGGCTTTTAAAGTTCT
This Candidatus Neomarinimicrobiota bacterium DNA region includes the following protein-coding sequences:
- the dctP gene encoding TRAP transporter substrate-binding protein DctP, translating into MQKLIYNTVIFLFSFTLIISSAFGQKRIKVKMATLAPKGSPWHEVLEKMGREWREITNGRLRMKIYPDGVAGDEDAMIRKIRIGQFQAAALTFNGLAYIDPSVNAFAIPMLYDNYEQLDKVREMMDSEIRRRLESKGFILLAWADVGWVRFFGSKPIITPDDLRNMKIFTWAGDETSLRMWKNAGFRAVPLQPIDILTGLQTGLINAFAAPPFGALSSQWFGIADHMLDMRFAPFIGGFVMDLKTWNSIPDEFKPAMLAAAAAVGEKIKKELRHDDQKFIDAMVEHGLTVHEANTETVALWRNTAREFYPDLRGDFVPADIFDRAVAISDSLHSINSGNTFGQ
- a CDS encoding TRAP transporter large permease subunit, which codes for MISGSKSIFKYIHKAEDYFLVAILLGMAILPLIEIVYRNIATGGIPGSSVIVQYLTLFVAFAGASLAAREGRLLSLTSDKAVFKGKFNEYSRYFAAAIGTAVSVGLLWASWNMVKADFEYPIDIILGVPNWLVELIMPISMGVIAVRIMLKSSPSLKIRLIIIGAVLLFALIGNSEMFQESNIFILGFIFLFASIAFGAPIFVGLGGAALLLFWHDFEPIASIPAESLRIVVSPTLPTIPLFTLSGYFLAESNAAHRLVGVFRAWFGWLPGGMPIVTVIVCAFFTTFTGGSGVTILALGGLLLPMLIKDNYPEKFSVGLLTASGSLGLFFPPSLAVILYGVISHTPINEIFIGGIVPGIILMLFIGAWGVRQGIISNIPRTSFDFNTAFKALWLAKYEVMLPVVVLVGIYGGFTTLVETAALAALYALVVEVFIHKDLSLTEDVPRVIVLCSILIGGVLIILSVAMGLTAYLVDAEVPMLALEWVQEHVESRWVFLLSLNALLLVVGTLMDIFSAIVVVVPLITPMALAFGIEPVHLAIIFLANLELGFLTPPVGMNLFLASYRFDKDLITVYKSAIPYLIILLIGVIAITYVPILTLGLGRLLGY
- a CDS encoding carbohydrate binding family 9 domain-containing protein — encoded protein: MKNNIHLVLMSLIMATSTAYAGESILGDEVKFIPNIQPRLEISKTSAKIIIDGELNDAGWVGANPATNFTQFEPVDMTKPSSRTVAMLTYDDEYLYVAISAYDDNPDAIRSTLRDRDKIGSDDLVGFILDTYGDASWAYQIYSNAMGIQGDARWTQNGEDESFDIVFASAGKITEDGYQVEFAVPFASLRFPEKNVQDWKITFWRVRPRESREEYSWAAISKNDPNFLGQFGTLVGMENVKSGK
- a CDS encoding isoaspartyl peptidase/L-asparaginase, whose translation is MKNKIYLIHVSVLLMIIIFSISCSKDDFSISREFEFAIAIHGGAGTILRENMSPEIEAEYRAILSESLKAGYEILANGGTSLDAVVAAITIMEDSPLFNAGKGAVFTHNGLNELDASIMDGRTLKAGAVGAVRNIKNPIELARLVMDKTEHVMLIGNGAKLLAQEHGIGLVPDEYFFTERRWKSLQNVLDAESKNDLSSSSIKLDNYFGTTGAVALDSEGNLAAGTSTGGLTNKMYGRVGDSPIIGAGTYANNNSCAVSGTGIGEYFMRGLIAYDVSALMEYKDMNVHEAASEVITNKLTKAGGTGGVIAMDYNGNVSMTFNTDGMYRGYYRQGEKPIVRIFKKN
- a CDS encoding TRAP transporter TatT component family protein; translated protein: MSKTSTKLIFIIILLGFVSSGCSLINGMAINSLADAMSASGTAFAADDDPELIREAVPFSLKTIEILLEEKPNHIGLLLTAAKGFTQYSYGFIEQDADFIEEEDFDEALKIRKRARKLYSRAINYARRGLEVNHRGFLDAFDSNPDSTIIFLKKKDVPLMYWYAAALGLKISLSIDDPMEIAKLPQVGILINRALELDANWDRGALYEFLVSYDGGRSEALGGSQVRAKEHLDNAIRLSNGERAGPYVAYAENVGVLLQDREMFIEMLNKALAVNIDNPSEDRLANIIAQNRARWLLETIDDLFF
- a CDS encoding alpha/beta hydrolase, with product MKTKKNKIGLIFKIVHGIMRTTSKILCMLSPSLAARWADILFFIPIGLPRPSSELPYYDSAIHSSIEYNSKKVALYTWGEGEKTIIMVHGWGSRGTRMGHLAEPLNKLGYRVVAFDAPAHGDSEGKTTNLLEVSEITALIFKKFEPVQAIIGHSFGGMALANAVHRNDLNVSRVAVIASPFSMDYIIESFRKIININSKVTKMMVDRIKRRFLKEQNLDVFSLSLDSFAASFKTPILIVHDREDRDVAYEQGEEYAENFPNAEFISTTGLGHRRILKDAGIMGKIIEFISSS